The Niallia circulans nucleotide sequence CTGCAGAAGAAAAATATGAAATAGTGAAGGCGTTTGATGAATCACTTTCTTCACTTAAAGTGGCATCCATTTATAAAGTACATCATGCCACCGTTTTGGAATGGAAATATAAGTTTGATACCTTTGGCTTAGAAGGATTAAAGGAGTCTTCCGCATGGAAAAAATATTCGGAAGAACTAAAGTTATCCGCCATAAAAGAGTATTTGTCCGGTGGTTCTTCGATTCGTGAGGTTTCTAGAATGTATGAAATATCCCATCCCTCTGTCCTCAGAAGTTGGATTAGGAAGTATAATAGTCATAGTGAATTAAAAGATGCGTCACAAGAAAGGACGGGCTCTATGACTAACGAAAGCAAACTAACTTGGGAAGAACGATTACATATTGTACTTGATTGCTTGGGGAACGGAAAAAATTATCAAGAAGCAGCGGATACGTATCAAGTTTCTTATCAACAAGTTTATCACTGGGTAAAGAAGTATGAAGATGGCGGAGAAGAAGCGTTGAAAGATAGACGTGGTAAAAGGAAAGAGGAATCAAAGCTAACTCCAGAAGAAAAATTCAAGCTTCAAATGAAAAAGCTAGAAAGAGAAAATGAACGGTTACGTGCGGAGAATTTGTATTTAAAAAAGTTGGAGGAGATAGAAAGGAGGAGAAAATAAAGCCTATCCGATTCGAGGATAAATATATCGCTATCCAGGAGCTTCACAGGGAAGAAAACATAAGTATTTCTTTACTTTGTGAAATAGTCAAAATAGCACGATCCGCCTATTATAAATGGCTGAATCGTCTCCCTACTTCCCAGGATTTACTGAATGAAAAAATCATAAAAGAAATGAAGATTCTTCATGAAAAAGTGGATAGCACCTTCGGTTATCGTCAAATGACGCTTCACATGAATAGACAGTTTAAAGAGAAACTTAATCATAAAAGAATCTATCGACTAATGAAAGTGGCGGGCTTACGCTCGATTATCCGCACCAAGAAGAAACGTTATAAACACTTTACTCCTAAACAGGTGGCGGAAAATAGACTAAATCGAGAATTTACTGCGGAAAAACCAAATGAAAAATGGGTTACAGATGTAACGGAATTTAAGTATGGCCAATCAAGGAAGGCTTATTTAAGTGCGATTCGTGACCTTTATGATGGCTCCATTGTAAGTTTTGTTATAGGACATTCCAATAATAATAGACTTGTATTTAAGACGCTAGACCAAGCAACTGCACTATTATTAGAGGAGGAACATCCACTTATCCATAGTGATCGTGGGTATCAATATACCTCCAAAGGATTTAAGCAAAGGATAGATGCGGCGAAAATGACGCAGAGTATGTCAAGAGTTGGTCGGTGTATTGATAATGGACCGATGGAATCTTTTTGGGGAACACTGAAATGTGAGAAGTATTATATACATAAATATAAGACATTTGAGGAACTTGAACATGCGATAGAGGAGTATATTCATTTTTATAATTATGAAAGATATCAAAAACGATTAAACGGCTTAAGCCCTATGGAATATAGAGCTCAAGCTGTTTAAATCTTTTTTATTATTTCAACTGTCTACTTGACAGGGGGCATTTCACAGATGATTAATAGGTTCGGTTTTTACGCAGAATCACGTACTTTTGTCCCAGCCTCTTTTTTTGTGAAGAAGCAACAAACTTTATTATCCATTCCAGAAGTAACTGTTTATTAGACAGAGTGTAAAACAGTACAATTTCCAACATAATTTCAGTTAGCCACTCATAATTATCTTGTAACCGTTTTCATAAATGATGAGGAGGTATTTTATGAGTAAAATTAATACGTTTTTAGAAG carries:
- a CDS encoding IS3 family transposase (programmed frameshift), producing MSRKFYSAEEKYEIVKAFDESLSSLKVASIYKVHHATVLEWKYKFDTFGLEGLKESSAWKKYSEELKLSAIKEYLSGGSSIREVSRMYEISHPSVLRSWIRKYNSHSELKDASQERTGSMTNESKLTWEERLHIVLDCLGNGKNYQEAADTYQVSYQQVYHWVKKYEDGGEEALKDRRGKRKEESKLTPEEKFKLQMKKLERENERLRAENLYLKKLGGDRKEEKIKPIRFEDKYIAIQELHREENISISLLCEIVKIARSAYYKWLNRLPTSQDLLNEKIIKEMKILHEKVDSTFGYRQMTLHMNRQFKEKLNHKRIYRLMKVAGLRSIIRTKKKRYKHFTPKQVAENRLNREFTAEKPNEKWVTDVTEFKYGQSRKAYLSAIRDLYDGSIVSFVIGHSNNNRLVFKTLDQATALLLEEEHPLIHSDRGYQYTSKGFKQRIDAAKMTQSMSRVGRCIDNGPMESFWGTLKCEKYYIHKYKTFEELEHAIEEYIHFYNYERYQKRLNGLSPMEYRAQAV